One window of Medicago truncatula cultivar Jemalong A17 chromosome 2, MtrunA17r5.0-ANR, whole genome shotgun sequence genomic DNA carries:
- the LOC25487584 gene encoding uncharacterized protein translates to MNRATATSKAWMVAASVGVVEALKDQAGICRWNYALRQAQQHLKNRAKSMSQAKNFSSSSFLATKFKDEKKSKQAEESLRTVMYLSCWGPN, encoded by the coding sequence ATGAATCGTGCAACAGCAACAAGCAAAGCCTGGATGGTGGCTGCAAGTGTTGGAGTTGTGGAAGCTTTGAAAGATCAAGCTGGTATCTGTAGGTGGAACTATGCTTTAAGACAAGCTCAACAACACCTTAAAAACCGTGCTAAATCAATGTCTCAAGCAAAgaatttctcttcttcttcatttcttgCTACCAAATTTAAGGATGAGAAGAAGTCCAAACAAGCAGAGGAGTCTCTAAGGACTGTCATGTACTTGAGCTGCTGGGGTCCTAATTGA